Below is a genomic region from Pan troglodytes isolate AG18354 chromosome X, NHGRI_mPanTro3-v2.0_pri, whole genome shotgun sequence.
catttgggctggttccatatttttgcagttgtgaattgaattgtgctgctataaatatgcatgtgcaagtgtctttttcatataatgactcttggatcaaatggtagatctacttttagttttttaaggaatctccatactgttttccatagtggttgtactagtttacattcccaccagcagtgtaaaagtgttccttttcaccatatccaCACCAAcacgtattttttttttatttttaaattatggccattcttttttttttttttttttttgacagagtcttgttctgtcacccaggatggagtgcagtggcacaacctccaccttccgtgttcaagccattctcctggctcagcctcttgagtagctgggattacaggcatgcaccaccatgcctggctaatttttgtattttagtagagatggagtttcaccatgttggtcaggctggtctcaaactcctgaccttgtgatctgcccacctcagcttcccaaagtgctgggattacaggcatgagctatcgcgCCCGGCCATTATGGTGaattcttgtaggagtaaggtgatattgcattgtaattttgatttgcatttccctgataattagtgatgttgcacatttttccatatgctcgttggccatttgtatacctccttttgagaattgtctattcatgtccttggccAACTTCTtggtgggattgtttgtttttttcttgctgatttgtttgagctccttgtagattctggatattagtcctggatgcatagtttgcaaagattttctcccactctgtgggttgtctgtttactctgttgactgtaccttttgctgtgcaaaagctctttagtttaattaagtcccaactatttatctttatttttattgcttttgcttttgagttcctggtcatgaaatccttgtgTAAGCCAATGTCTAGTAggggttttccaatgttatcttttagaacttttatggtttcaggtcttagatttaagtccttaatccctcttgagttaatttttgtacaatgtgagagatgaggatccagtttcattctcctacatgggGCTAGCCAattgtcccaacaccatttgttgaaaagggtgtcctttccccactttatgtttttgtttgctctgtcgaagatcagttggttgtaagtatttgggtttatttttgggttctctattctgttccattggcctatgtacctatttttataccagtaccatgcctcGTAGTCTAGTTTGAAATctgataatgtgatgcctctagatttgttcttttgcttaggattgcttttgctatgcgggctcttttttggttccatataaattttaggattttttttttctagttctgtgaaaaatgatgatggCATTTTGATGGGAATAGCGTTGAATTTGCAGGTCGCTTttagcagtatggtcattttcacaatattgattgcACCCACCCATGAGCATaggctgtgttttcatttgtttgtgtcatctgtgatttctttcagcagtgttttgtagttttccttgtagaggtctttcacctccttggctaggtatattcctaagtgttttattttttttgcagctattgtaagaAGGGTgaagttcttgatttgattctcagcatggtcactgttggtgtatagcagtgctactgatttgtgtacattgattttgtatcctgaaactttaatgAATTCAtctatcagatctaggagctttttggatgagtcttcagcgttttctaggtatatgatcatatcatctgtgaacagtgacaattcgacttcctctttaccaatttggatgccctttatttatttctcttgtctgattactctggctcttttagttatttttaaaagtacaattaagttattattgacggTAGTCACCCTATTGCgttatcaaatagtaggtcttattcattctttctacttagtttgctcttgtttttctggtttcttaagGTAGAAGTGGAAGTTTATGGTAATTCATATgaaatctttcctcttttttaacgTAGGCACTTTCAGCTACAGATTTCCCTTTTAAGAactattttaggctgggcgcggtggctcacgcctataatcccagcactctgggaggctgaggtaggcagattacttgaggtcaggagttcgagaccagcctgaccaacatggtgaaaccccatctctactaaacatacaaaattaaccagacatggtggcacatgcttataatcccagctacttgggaggctgaggcaggagaatcgcttgaacccaggaggtggaggttgcagtgagctgagatcgtgccattgcactccaccctgggcaataagagcaaaactccgtctcaaaaaataaattaataaaaaattaaaaaaaacgaCTTTAGCTAGatcccataaattttggtatgtggtattttcatttttattcatctcaaagtgttttctaatttctcttgtgatttttttccttgacaGCCTGGTTATTTAAGAgtgttttggctgggcacggttgctcatgcctgtaatcccagcattttgggaggccgaggcaggcagatcacttgaggccaggattttgagaccagcctggccaacatggtgaaacctcatgtctaccaaaaatacaaaaattagctgggcgtggtggcaggtgtctgtaatcccagctacttgggaggctgaggcgggaggatcacttcagcccaggaggagaaggttgcagtgagccaagattgcaccactacactccaacctaggtgacagagcaagaccctgtatcaaaaaaaaaaaaaaagtgttttgtttgATTTCTACTTGTGAATTTCCCAGACTcccttctgttactgatttctaatttaattatattgtgctcagaaaatatattttgtatgattttattccttttaaatcTAGTAAGGCTTATTTTATATCCTAACATACGGTTTATTCACAACAGTGTTCCATATGCACttaagaataatgtatattctgctgctgttaAGTAGATGGTTCTATAGATTTCGGTTAGGTCTAGTTTGATTTATAGTATTGTTCAGGTCCTCTGTTTCCTTGTTGATATTCTGCTTAGTTGttttatccattattgaaagtggagtattggccgggtgcggtgggtcacgcctgtaatccctgcatttgggaggccagggcagatggatcacttgaggtcaggagtttgagaccagcctggccaacatggtgaaaccccgcctctaccaaaaacacaaaaaattagtcgggcgtggtggcaggcgcctgtaatcctggctactcgggaggctgaggcaggagaatcacttgaacccaggaggcggaggctgcagtgagccgaagtcgcaccactggactctagcctgggcaacggagtgagactccgtctcaaaaaaaaaaaaaaaaaaagaaaagaaaagaaaagaaagaaagtagagtattgaagtctcctactaCTGTTGTTGAATTGTGTATTTTTCCCTtcaattctgttttttcttcctgtatttgGGAGTTTTGTTGTTAGGTGCCAGTGCTGTACTTTTGTCATAGATGTAATCTCTAGTGAAAGGCAACACTGGCATATTGACTCTGTCAAACTGGAGTTTGAGTGGCATTTTGAAGGCTTGTTTTCCAGCATCTTGACCACCATGATGAGTTATAAGGGTAATGGCTAAAAACATGGGTTTTGAAGTCTTTCAGACCTAGGCGGAAATCCAGTCTACCACTTGGTCTATGTAACCTTAGGTGAGTCAGTTTCTTTATCcttaaaatgtgaataatgataataactaCCTCATTGGGTTGTTATGAAGAATAAGTAGGATCATGTATATTAGGACCTTAGCCTAAGTTAGTGCTTGTTTGTTATCTGTCTGTCTGCTGTCCGAGTATATTCTCACAGATAAAATGGGGAAGAGCTCCAAAAACAGTGAGAGAAGGTATTCACAGATAAAGCATTTGCTATAGATAATTCTCAGATGCACACACCTACCATCATTAAGAGCGGTTGACGAGAGCATTTGCCATATGTATGTGTAGCAGGTAGGGCTGGCCCTGCATGAatgcagaaaagaataaaatttgaagaaTTATAAGAATGcttcccctgccctcctcccacaTATGCACATCCCAGCATATCTCCCATATACTTTACACATTCAGACCCCGGAATTCTAATATAGAGCCTTATTCTTTTAGGATCCCTCCATCAACAGGCCTCTTTGAAATGCAAACTCTTAGGCATTATGTGTAGCCTGTTTAACAGGTTCTGACTAAAGCATTAGTAACTTGTCagatttatttccttctgctagAAGAGATTCAAGATAACAAGAACAACAGAGCACTGGTGGAAAAGCTCTGAaaaggggtggggacaggggtaGGAACAGTTCCAAGTGGGACATACGTTTACAGCTGACTTTCAGATAGAGGGTATCCATGTAAGAGTCCAGCTGTGCCCAGATACCAGGCCCTAAACCAGGGTGTTCACCCCGACCCCTACCATACCCCATGCCTTTTCCCATTTCAGAGGTGATGGGGCTATTAGCAGCTCAGGTTATTAGACTCTATTCACTCTACTTTCAGGGTCAGCAGTAACATAGCTCATCAACTTCCCTACCCCTAATCTTTGGCAGCCAGGTAATGCTTTGTCTTGGGACCTGCCACTCGATTGTTCTGCAGAGACATGGGCCAGAGACAACAAGGGAGCTCATTCACAATCCTTGGCACCAGGGTTCATCTGTTGATTCTCTTTCTGGGTTTAGATTACATGCACAGCGCCCACCGCCCTGTCACTGGGGGCCACCTGGGgaaaaaggagagtagttatgtGGGCAGCATGGGCACCAGCCCCAGGAAATCGAGCCGCTGCACGCCCCCGCCTGCCGACTCTGAGCTTGTCAGCTTCTGCTACCTCCATATGCGGGAACAAAGGAAGGAGCAGGAAAGCCGGACAGATGTCAACGAGAACCTAATCTTCTTTGAGGAGACCAGGCCCCGAACCAAGTCTGACCCCACATCCAAAAGCTCTGGCCAAGGTTATGAGGTAGTCCCTGATGACTTTGATGCAGCTAGCCTAGACCACGAGCCTTGTGCCAGCAGGGCCCGGTCCTACACCTTGGACAATTCCCTTGGGGCTGAAGCCCTGACTTTCTACTGTGACTCTTGCAAAGCCAAACTTCAGGAGCAGCTGGGCCCTCGCAAAGGTGGGAAGCCTGGCTCCTCTCGTGACAATATAGTAGATTTGATGTCCCTCCCACCACCtgggagtgaggaggaggaggaggaggaaaatgagaCAACTTCTCTGTTGCCAGCCATTGCTGCCCCACCCCCTGGTTTCCGAGACAACAGCTCTGATGAGGATGACCCCAAGCGCCGGGCTGTCCAGAGCCAGGAACAAGGACGCCACCTGCGTGGGCTTCTGTACGATGAGATTCCAGTGACATTGATTGACAGTGTGCAGACCCGGACAGTTCGAGATCATGCCCAGGAGCTAGATGATGCCCTGGTGTCCACTCTGCAGGCTCTAGAAGCCCTGGCTGCATCCGAGGATGGACCACACCCACCACCCCCACAGACTGCAGGTAATGACCGAttccttctccctctttccaCCCCCTTCTCTTGTCCAACAAGGGCCAGTAGCTAACATTGTGTCTTCCCAAATAGGTGTCAGAGTCACTGAGGTATGTCAGGGCAGTGGATGTACCAAAGGTTGTTTAGATAGGGTCAGAGGAGCAATGATGTTACAGCAGGGAGCAGCTGCTCAGCTCTAGCTAGAGTTCTGGCTCTCGTCATTGCATCTCTTTGGAAATGCCTTACAGATAGATCCCAGGGATTGGGGTCATGACAGCTATGGATGCAGGCCAGGATGGAGGATCAGAGAAAAACTGTGAGAGATGTAGAAGACAGGTGAAGAACAGAACATCCAGCATGCACATGattgaaagaaaagcaaaacgaCCAACTCACTACCTAGTGACCTGGGACCAGGGGAGCCAAGGGCCATCACTGCTCGTGGCTGAGGTCTTTATCCTGCCTAAGAACATGGGCTCTGAATCAGATGCACCGAAGTCCTGGTTTCTTCAATCATTGTCAGTGTAACCTTTGGCAAGGCACTTACTCTCTCTGAACCTCATTCCGTCATCTTAAATGGGTTTTATAAAAGTAGTTCTATCACATGGGGTTGTCATAAGGATTGAATGAGATCATTCATGCAAAGCATGTAAGCactgcctagcacacagtaaggCCTCAGTAAGTGGTAGCTATTGTAACTAAGTATTAGTTCACAGGAGAACCGTACAACATGCATGCTGTTCCCTGTTATAAACACATGTATGTCCATCTTGTAGACAAACACATGTCAGACACATACCCATAGTCACACATATGTCCCTCCATATACATAcaccttaaaaaaagagaagagagctgggcgtggtggctcacacctgtaatcccagcacttttggaggccgaggtgagcagattacttgaggtcaggagttcgagatcagcctggccaacatggtgaaaacctgtctctactaaaaatacaaaaattaactgggtgggctggtgcacacctgtagtctcagctactcaggaggctgaggcaggagaatcgcttgaacctgagaggcagaggtcgcagtgagccgatattgcaccactgcactccagcctgggtgacagagtgagactctaaaaaaaaaaaaaaagaaaaaagaaagagaagaggtaaatgacacagcaacagaaaaggaATAGGGAGGAATAGGGACCACGAGGGATTGGGGTCAGAGAGAGCCTGCCTTTTCCGTGTGTGAGGACACCCTTGACATTGGACAACCCCCATGTATTTGGCCCCCAGGGCTGGCATTTCTCTTTGCTTAGAGTCTGGAGAGAGTGCTAGCTGCTCCCAGGCTTGAGTCCCGCGTGGCTGCTGGAGAGAGGACAAGCTCAGCTAAATGGCCTCAGCTGCAATGACTGTAGGCGGGCCTGGCCAGATGAGGAGGGATAGAGAGAGACCTCTCTTTGCCAGCCCCTCTTTAGGACAATTAACAAAAATTTCCTAGCTGTTGAATCTAAAAATAGTTGTGATTAGCATGCTGTTTTGCATGTGATTCACATGGTAATTTGCCATAAAACTGCCCAGATCCTCTCGCCacctcttttgtttctgttttggatTCCGGCCTTTCATCCCCTTCTTATAGCTTGCCCCTCtttgtcccctcccctccactcttcCCACCCTCAGCCCTGCATTCTCGCCAGGCCTGACTGTTTTTCTCCAGCTGGAAATACTGCTGGCTAACCTTGGCTTCTATGCACTTCCTAtatagtcagccctctgtatctgaGGGTTCTGCATCCACTGATTCAACCAAccgcagatcaaaaatatttgaaaaaaagaaatatgtctatactgaacatgtacagatttttcttgtcattattccctaaacaacacagtataacaactatttacatagcatttacattgtgtgaggtattataagtaatctagagaggCTTTAAAgtacatggaaagatgtacataggttacatgcaaatactatgccatttcatatcagggacttgagcatctgcaagTTTTGGAATCTTCAGGAGTCCTAGAGCCAATCGCCCATGAATACCGAGGGACAACCGTGTAGAGCTGGAAAAGAACTTGATTTCAGTAAGCATAACAAGCCCTATCCCTGTTCCTCCAGGTCTGATTGTGCTGGCCACAATCACTCCTGAATCATCGCTGGACTCAGGTCATGAAACCAACTCTTCAGAGCTCACAGACATGTCAGAGATGATGTCGGCCATGAAGCAGCACCAGAACACCACCTACTTCCTGGCCCAGCACCTCAACAAGGACAGCCTCCTTGCCCGCAAGGACCTGCCCTTCCGGATCCAGAGCTGTGCAGCCCAGGCCGTTCTTACGGCCCCTTACTCTCTTGGGCGCCCGGATCCCAACCCATCTCTCCAACCCATTGCCACAGGCCAGAGTCCTGGCCCCCCTGGCGCTCGGAGGAAGCTGCCCCAGTCAGAGGGCCAGGTACAGGGAGAACGAACATACTCCTTGGCAGTGCACCCAGCACTGTCCCCACAGCTTAGTGAACAGAAGAATCTGAGTCTGCTGTCCCCAGTTCCTGAGGACAAAGGGCCTGGCCACACTAGGGCAGGCCTAGAAATGTCACTGAGGGCAGCCACATCATCCCTCAGTGAAGAGCAGGTCTCTGAGCTGAGGGACAACCTGCCCAAGGAGGTCAGGTTGAGCCCCAAGCTTATCCTCGACCCAAAGAGCAGTGTGACCCCTGCCATCATCTCAGCCGCCCTACAGCAAGTGGTTCACAGTAAGAGTCTAGTCACTGCTGGTGGGGCTTTGGGGAACCCCCCCAGCAGGGGTGAGAGAAGGCTGGAGGCCAGCATGGGGAGGCCAGAGGTTAGCATGATGAGCAGCAGTGCCAGTAAGAATCTGAAGTTCAAAATTAGCCCCAGTGCTCCAGAGACCTCACGGAATTCTCAACATCAGCTGGGCGCAGAGGTCTCTTCCAGCCCCAGAGCACCCACAGGCAGCCGGGCTGACAGCCTGCACCTCTCCCAACAAGAGGACAGTCTGCCTGTTCAAAATTTCCCTCCCAAAAGCTATCTTTTGCGAACAAGCCGAGAGTCAGTGGGCAAGCAAGCTACAGGGGAGGTGGCAGGCAAAGGCGGGCCAGTGGGTGGTAAGCCCACCCTGCAGAAGCAGGGCACCATCTCCAGCCAAGGGGAGAAGGCGCAGCTGGAGAGCACACCCAAAAGAAGCAAGCTcgaagagaccagcctggttccCCGAGCTACCTACCCCATGGCTCTGCAGAGCCCCAGCTGCCAGTCAAGAAGCCACAGCCCCAGCTGCCAGCCTCATGGCCACAGCCCCAGCAGCCAGTCTCGAGGTCAGAGCCCCAGCTGCCAACCTCGAGGCCAGAGCCCACTGAGGTCTCAGGCTGCCAGCAGGCAGGTGAGCACCATGCCCTCTAGGAAGCTTGAAACAACTCTCAATGGAGCCCACTCGACCTCTGAAGGCCCTGCCAAACCCAAGTCATCCCGAGGTCCTTTCCGGCTACGCAATTTATTCTCTGCCACCTTCCCAACCCGCCAGAAGAAGGAGACAGATGAGCGGCAGGCCCAACTGCAGAAGGTAAAGCAGTATGAACTGGAGTTCCTTGAGGAACTTCTAAAGCCACCAAGCCAGGGGGAGCTGCCAGGCACCGAGTACCTGCAACCTCCAGCACCTGGCCGCTGCAGCTGCCAGCTCCGCAGCAGCCCTGTGCAGCAGGGGCCTGGCATGTCCCGTGAGCAGAGGCGCAGCTGTGACTGCAAGCGCATCTGCCGGGGGGGCCGGCCACAAGCCACCCAGACACCAGTGCCCAGCCTCCGGGGGAGGGAAAGGGACAGAGTCCTCCCTAGCCAGAGGCAGCCAGAGGCTAGCCCAGGCGTGAGCCTCAGCAGCCCCATCAATGTCCAGCGCATTCGTTCTACCAGCCTGGAGTCCCGAGAGTGCCGATCGGACCCTGAGAGTGGTGTTTCGTGCCTGACCACGTGTGCCTCGGGGGGCGAGTGTCTGGGAGCTCCCAATTACAGGAAACTGATGCGCCGCTACAGTATCAGTGAGCTGGACCAGGGTGACAGGGCCTCGCTGACCTCGGATGTCTACCCACATCCTCCCCTGGGCATGCTGcccagggaggccaaggaggtAGAGGCAAGCCTCCCCATAGCCTTGGGTCCCAAAAGCAGGTCTCTGGAGTCACCGACGCTGGGAGACCCCTCCTATGTCCAGGTTGCCCCAGAGACCAAAGGCCCCAGACAGATGGCCGTGTTCTCACTGCCCGAGGAGGTGTACCGGAAGCCTGCCGAGCTAGACGAGGACAGTGAGAGCAGCAAGTGCTGCTCCATCCGCTACTGCTTCTACTACCGCAAGTGTGACATGGCAGATGATGCCAGTGATGGCAAGGATGAGCTCTCCTACTCTATCCCCATGAAGATCCTGCCTGGCATGAAGCTGGACGAGCAGGTGGTGCCTGTGGTGAGCAGGACCCTGCAGGTGCTGGATGCTGCtacctgcagcagcagcagccctgaGGCCTCCCGCACTCAGGAGATTGACCTCCGTGTCTCCACCTTCGAGGGGAGCCTGGCCAAGATCAATGCCCTGCgggcccatgcctatggcctccCTGATGGCTTCCTGGCTGCCCGGCTGGACACCAATGAGCTGCTGACAGTCCTGCGGCAGTGTGTGGCCAGCCCCGAGGCCCGTGCCCCCAAGCCCTATGTGTCTCAGATCTCCGAGTATAAGCTTGAGCTAGCTCTCAAGTTCAAGGAGCTCCGGGCCTCCTGCCGCCGTGTGGCCAATGTGGACAAGAGCCCAACTCACATGCTGGCAGCCATCACGGGCAGCTTCCAGGTGCTGAGCAGCCTCATTGAGACCTTCGTGCGGCTGGTGTTCATTGTGCGCTCCGAGGCCCAGCGCCAAGAGCTGCTGGCCAAGGTAGAAGAGGTGGTGAGGAACTACACCTTCCTGCTGCGTGCAGCTGAGGAGTCCACAGCCCGTAACCTtaaccagcagcagcagcaacaacaacagcagcagcagcaacaacaacagcagcagcagcaacaacaacagcagcagcagcaacaacaacagcagcagcagcaacaacaacagcagcagcagcaacaacaacagcagcagcaacaacagcagcagcagcagcagcaggtggcagcagctgcaggGGCAGCCACAGAGCATCCACCAGGCTCCCCAACTTCGGCGACTGTTATGAGCACATTCACCCACTCCTTAAAAACCCTTATTAAGTAGGGCATCTGCCCACACCTGTCCCCCTTCCCCAACCATGGCCCCAGGTTTGAGCTTTGTGGTCCTTGCATCTtgtggtgagtgtgtgtgtgtctgctggGCCAGTCAGGGTCCAAGAGCCCATCAGTCTCCGGGGAGTGGAAACTCTCTTGATTGAGGCTCTCTCTTAAGGGCTGCAGGCTTAGCTGCCGCCCTGGGTGTCCTCACCCCTTCCCTGGCCTCTGGGCCTCACTGTGAGGGCAAAGGCCCCTCTTCACTCTGCTCACAGCAGAGCTGTATTTTATCTCTTCTCTGGGGCTGAGAGGTGACATCAGGCTCACTTCCTGCTCAATCCGTGTTGGGCGCTGGGGGAGCCAGGGCCTGAAGCAAGCGGACCCTCAGGCTTTGAGCTCCTCATGGCATCGGCTCCCCTGCTGGGAGCAGTGGCAGTAGCAGCAGGCCACATTGCCGTGCCAAGGGGAGAGGGCGCTCAGTCCAGATGTGCCCATCCACCTTGGGCTCACACTCACCTGGCAGATGCCACCCTGGGGGCCTGTGCATGGGTGAGATGTCTGCAGAAAACAGCCACACTAGGCTGTTTGCAGCGGCCCAACTGGCCGGCAGCCTGGTGAGCCCTCACCTCCAGGTCCAGTAGCTCCACACCAGCCATCCCCAAAGTGCCCTGCCCCTCACTGATGGGCAGGGCAGCTCAGTCCACTAGGGAGCAAGCATCTGGGATCACCCCACTCATTTTGGGTAAGGTACCTGATGAAAACGTCTGCCTGGGGAGACCCAGTGCAGGCCTAGGAGCTCGCCTAGCccggcccagcccagctcaggggCTGTTGCTGCAGGCATGAGGCTTCTCTCTCAACATCTCTCTACCAGACAGACTGTCCTTGGGAGTTTGACTTAGCTGTGGAtcggggaggggggtggggggaggggggaaaggggtaggggtggggggtgTTGATGACTATATCTTAAACTTCTGGAAGCTAGCGTGATATGTTAATCCTGAGTATATGCTTTTGGCTGTGTATTGACCCTGTGGATTTGTCTCTCTAAGAAAAGAAGCTGAGCGCCTTACCCGGTGCAGTCCTGcacctttctccctctctggagCCATCTGGAAGGGAATTCACACTGTTTAACATCCACCTTGACACACACCTCCTATTGCCACcaccgctgccgccgccgccaccactgccaccaccaccgccaccaccgcTGCCAACCCTCCCCCCACGCCCCCACCCCCGCAACCTTCCTGGGAGTGAAGACACGGAGTCCCTACCAACTGTCCCACTGTAGGGAACAAAGAAAGCCAATGTTTCTTCTGTATAGATTGCTTCTCGTCCGCCTCTCCatatctccccatttcccacACCCTTGTGCCCTGTGTCTGCCTCTGTTTCATCACTGTGTCAGAGGCCCATGTGAAATCTTTCATTCTGATGTGAGTTTTATAAAGATGTACACTGTGCTTAATCCCTGCCCATCCTTGGTAGCCCCTAGTGCAATAAAGTCTCCCTGAGTGGTGAGTTCTCCCGGCAAGGAGGAGGGGAGTTTCTTCTGCAGAATCCAGCCCCTCACTTCCTTGCTTCTCCTCCCCCAGGACCAAGTTGTTGAATGGGCCAGAGATGCAGCCAGTGGGGAATCCTTTTCCCCTCAGCCACTGCAAGCTGGAGTGCTGACATGGTCTTCTTTTTCTCCCAACTTCGCCACTCAGCCCCTGCCTGTGTCATTCCACCGCCATCCTTCACCTCTCCCTCAGCCTCATGGAGAGGAAACATTTTCTAATgtctgtatatagtatatatactacataaaatatataaattatatatatactaatttAAGTCTTGTTTTTCAAACAAGAATGATTAAATCTATTCATCTTACTATCCCAATAAGTCTTTGCGGTGCCTCTTTGTGGGTGTCCTTGTGTCCTTGAATTGTTGGTTGGTGGTGGCCCTTTGTGTGCTCGTCCTGGGCCCCTGCTCTTATGTACTGGGCACTGGTGGGTGATGACAGCTAAGGACCctgttcctcccacctccccaacACACAGGGGATCCCCTTTGCTCCTCTTTGAAGCCTCCTGTTTCTCATGGGAGTTGGAAATTGTCTACCTCTTTCTCTTGACCACGAGGCTTCTGGCTCACCTGGCCCCCATGGCTGTGACCTCAGAGCTGAAGGGCTGGAGGTGGTGTGGGGGGTTGTGTGGAGAAACACAGTGTGCTCTGTGCCTAGTGTATCAGATGGCCTGGGAATTAGGATTTTAGGCCACTCCTCAGACTGGGGTTGGGAAATGGGGCCTCTCCCTCTGAACTGTGCCTTCTTGCTCTCAGAGTGCAGCCTGACTGCCTCGCAGTTTAGGCTATGGAATCCCTTGCAACAGCCTCTGGCCATGTAgtggggtgggaaggagggatTGTTTCCATAGTATGGAAGCATTAGGACCCTAATCAGAGCTAACCCTTCTGGCTCTTCAGAGTTACCCAAGGgtgagaaattattttgtttctcctGTTTCCTAACTTTCTTCTGGTACTTACAGGTCTTCACTAGCCTGAGGCATCTTTGTCCAAATTAGAAAAAGGTTCTTCCTGCTGCCCATGCCCCCACCATGACACCCTCTGTGTGATGGGCACATGGCTTGGTAATTTCAGCCCTGTCCAGCCCGACTTGCCTCATTGGCTATGTATACAAGCTACACAACTGTGTACAGTGATCCTACTTAGTCACTTCCAAAGATTGAtaacagactctttttttttttttttttgagacaaagtctcgctctgtcacccaggc
It encodes:
- the FRMPD3 gene encoding FERM and PDZ domain-containing protein 3 isoform X1, with amino-acid sequence MQEESANDMECEQLPAEILRQVTVHRDPIYGFGFVAGSERPVVVRSVRPGGPSENKLLAGDQIVAINEEDVSEAPRERLIELIRSAKEFIVLTVLHTHQSPKSAFISAAKKAKLRSNPVKVRFSEQVAVGETDAKMMKKEALLLIPNVLKVFLENGQIKSFTFDGRTTVKDVMLTLQDRLSLRYIEHFALVLEYAGPEQNHKFLLLQDKQPLAYVVQRTHYHGMKCLFRISFFPKDPVELLRRDPAAFEYLYIQSRNDVIRERFGMDPKPEMLLGLAALHIYITVSATRPSQKISLKNVEKEWGLEPFLPPSLLQGIKEKNLRKSLSQQLKAHQTHPSCGTKGSAIQAKLQYLRILNELPTFTGVLFNTVGLDEKQSATTLLVGPRHGISHVIDLKTNLTTVLSEFSKISKIQLFRENQGVARVETSIMDAKPLVLLMEWPEATNFACLIAGYCRLLLDSRKMVFSRPASQPLPPPMIKADYMHSAHRPVTGGHLGKKESSYVGSMGTSPRKSSRCTPPPADSELVSFCYLHMREQRKEQESRTDVNENLIFFEETRPRTKSDPTSKSSGQGYEVVPDDFDAASLDHEPCASRARSYTLDNSLGAEALTFYCDSCKAKLQEQLGPRKGGKPGSSRDNIVDLMSLPPPGSEEEEEEENETTSLLPAIAAPPPGFRDNSSDEDDPKRRAVQSQEQGRHLRGLLYDEIPVTLIDSVQTRTVRDHAQELDDALVSTLQALEALAASEDGPHPPPPQTAGLIVLATITPESSLDSGHETNSSELTDMSEMMSAMKQHQNTTYFLAQHLNKDSLLARKDLPFRIQSCAAQAVLTAPYSLGRPDPNPSLQPIATGQSPGPPGARRKLPQSEGQVQGERTYSLAVHPALSPQLSEQKNLSLLSPVPEDKGPGHTRAGLEMSLRAATSSLSEEQVSELRDNLPKEVRLSPKLILDPKSSVTPAIISAALQQVVHSKSLVTAGGALGNPPSRGERRLEASMGRPEVSMMSSSASKNLKFKISPSAPETSRNSQHQLGAEVSSSPRAPTGSRADSLHLSQQEDSLPVQNFPPKSYLLRTSRESVGKQATGEVAGKGGPVGGKPTLQKQGTISSQGEKAQLESTPKRSKLEETSLVPRATYPMALQSPSCQSRSHSPSCQPHGHSPSSQSRGQSPSCQPRGQSPLRSQAASRQVSTMPSRKLETTLNGAHSTSEGPAKPKSSRGPFRLRNLFSATFPTRQKKETDERQAQLQKVKQYELEFLEELLKPPSQGELPGTEYLQPPAPGRCSCQLRSSPVQQGPGMSREQRRSCDCKRICRGGRPQATQTPVPSLRGRERDRVLPSQRQPEASPGVSLSSPINVQRIRSTSLESRECRSDPESGVSCLTTCASGGECLGAPNYRKLMRRYSISELDQGDRASLTSDVYPHPPLGMLPREAKEVEASLPIALGPKSRSLESPTLGDPSYVQVAPETKGPRQMAVFSLPEEVYRKPAELDEDSESSKCCSIRYCFYYRKCDMADDASDGKDELSYSIPMKILPGMKLDEQVVPVVSRTLQVLDAATCSSSSPEASRTQEIDLRVSTFEGSLAKINALRAHAYGLPDGFLAARLDTNELLTVLRQCVASPEARAPKPYVSQISEYKLELALKFKELRASCRRVANVDKSPTHMLAAITGSFQVLSSLIETFVRLVFIVRSEAQRQELLAKVEEVVRNYTFLLRAAEESTARNLNQQQQQQQQQQQQQQQQQQQQQQQQQQQQQQQQQQQQQQQQQQQQQQQQQQQQQQVAAAAGAATEHPPGSPTSATVMSTFTHSLKTLIK